In the genome of Microbacterium endophyticum, one region contains:
- a CDS encoding PLP-dependent aminotransferase family protein: protein MAIDVEFSDRTPQGIAGVLARLISEGVLAPGDRLPTVRDIAADLAVSPATVSAAWQALTRTGLIVSRGRAGTFVRTTRRDWLTPRVQGLSARGESTGFDLSLGTPDPLLLPPLGPVFARVTPRAETGRYHDLPVLPELAAVLQGTWPVPAESITVVDGALDGISRVLEQIVKFGDRVVVESPGFPYFFDLVEALGGEAVTVELDEEGIVPRSLAHSLALRPAAVIIQPRAQNPTGASMTAERAGALADVIGAARDGERIVIVEDDHSGAISMAPDVTLATWLPEQVVHVRSYSKSHGPDLRIAAVGGPTWLIERVIARRMLGPGWTSRLLQNVLWELLTDDDSARAVARARLTYRDRVAAVVRALARQGIDVPTPDGVNLWLPVLQERAALVHLAAAGIAVAGGSSFVAARGSSGDFVRVTAGLVAEGADAVAAELAAASRAVPV, encoded by the coding sequence GTGGCAATCGACGTCGAGTTTTCGGACCGCACTCCCCAGGGAATCGCGGGGGTGCTGGCCCGCCTCATCAGCGAAGGGGTGCTTGCGCCGGGTGACCGCCTGCCGACCGTTCGCGATATCGCGGCTGACCTCGCCGTGAGCCCGGCGACCGTAAGCGCTGCATGGCAGGCGCTTACCCGCACTGGTCTGATCGTGTCTCGTGGGCGAGCCGGCACCTTCGTGAGAACGACGCGCCGCGACTGGTTGACGCCCCGCGTACAGGGGCTGAGCGCACGCGGCGAGAGCACAGGGTTCGATCTTTCGCTCGGCACCCCCGACCCCCTGCTACTGCCGCCTCTTGGACCGGTGTTTGCGCGGGTAACGCCGCGCGCTGAGACCGGTAGGTATCACGATCTGCCGGTGCTGCCGGAGCTCGCAGCTGTTCTGCAAGGGACATGGCCCGTTCCCGCTGAAAGCATCACCGTGGTTGATGGCGCGCTCGACGGGATTTCGCGCGTGCTCGAACAGATAGTGAAATTCGGCGACCGTGTCGTCGTTGAATCTCCAGGATTTCCCTACTTTTTTGATCTCGTTGAAGCTCTCGGTGGCGAGGCGGTCACTGTGGAACTCGACGAAGAGGGGATTGTGCCCCGCTCCTTGGCACATTCGCTCGCGCTCCGCCCGGCCGCAGTGATCATCCAGCCTCGGGCGCAGAACCCCACCGGCGCATCGATGACCGCGGAGCGTGCCGGCGCGCTCGCCGACGTCATCGGAGCCGCCCGCGATGGTGAACGAATCGTCATTGTCGAAGATGACCACTCGGGTGCGATTTCGATGGCGCCCGATGTGACGCTCGCCACCTGGCTACCCGAGCAGGTTGTGCATGTTCGCAGCTATTCGAAGTCGCACGGGCCCGACCTTCGAATCGCGGCGGTCGGCGGACCAACGTGGCTCATCGAACGGGTCATCGCTCGCCGCATGCTCGGGCCCGGCTGGACATCACGCCTGCTGCAAAACGTGCTCTGGGAACTGCTCACCGACGATGACTCGGCGCGGGCTGTCGCTCGCGCGCGCCTCACCTACCGTGACCGGGTTGCTGCCGTCGTGCGCGCCCTCGCACGACAAGGAATCGATGTGCCCACTCCTGACGGCGTCAACCTGTGGCTCCCCGTTCTGCAAGAAAGAGCGGCCCTTGTGCACTTGGCGGCGGCGGGCATCGCCGTTGCGGGTGGCTCATCCTTCGTGGCCGCGCGGGGGAGCAGCGGAGACTTCGTGCGTGTCACCGCCGGCCTCGTCGCCGAAGGAGCGGATGCGGTCGCAGCAGAGCTGGCCGCGGCATCCCGTGCAGTACCGGTGTAG
- a CDS encoding nitrilase-related carbon-nitrogen hydrolase: MTTVRAAITQTTWTGDKESMLDKHEQFARDAAAAGAEIICFQELFYGPYFGITQDKKYYRYAEPADGPIVQRFAALAKELHMVMILPIYEEEQTGVYYNTAVVVDADGTILGSYRKHHIPHVEKFWEKFYFRPGNIGYPVFDTAVGKVGVIICYDRHFPEAWRELGLNGAHLAFNPNATKPGLSNRLWEVEQPAAAVANGYFVLAPNRVGREDNEYGDEAVTFYGTSQIVDPRGNYVGDLGSGTDEEIIIRDLNMDLVQEMRDDWQFYRDRRPDSYGEITAP; encoded by the coding sequence ATGACGACGGTACGCGCAGCAATCACGCAGACGACCTGGACTGGCGACAAAGAGTCGATGCTCGACAAGCACGAGCAATTCGCTCGGGATGCCGCGGCGGCAGGTGCCGAGATCATCTGTTTTCAAGAGCTCTTTTACGGCCCGTATTTCGGTATTACGCAAGATAAGAAGTACTACCGATACGCCGAGCCGGCCGATGGGCCCATCGTGCAGCGGTTCGCCGCTCTTGCAAAAGAGCTGCACATGGTCATGATTTTGCCGATCTACGAAGAAGAGCAGACCGGCGTTTACTACAACACCGCGGTCGTCGTCGATGCCGACGGCACGATTCTCGGGTCGTACCGTAAGCACCACATTCCGCACGTGGAGAAGTTCTGGGAAAAGTTCTACTTTCGCCCTGGCAACATCGGGTACCCGGTCTTCGACACCGCCGTCGGCAAGGTGGGCGTCATTATTTGCTACGACCGCCACTTCCCCGAAGCGTGGCGCGAGCTCGGGTTGAACGGCGCACACCTCGCTTTCAACCCGAATGCTACAAAGCCCGGCCTCTCCAACCGCCTGTGGGAAGTGGAGCAGCCAGCGGCCGCTGTGGCGAACGGATATTTCGTTCTTGCCCCCAACCGCGTGGGCCGCGAAGACAACGAATACGGCGATGAGGCTGTGACTTTCTACGGCACGAGTCAGATTGTTGACCCGCGCGGCAACTATGTGGGCGACCTTGGCTCGGGCACCGACGAAGAGATCATCATCCGCGATCTCAACATGGACCTCGTTCAGGAGATGCGTGACGACTGGCAGTTCTACCGTGACCGCCGGCCGGACTCCTACGGCGAAATCACCGCACCGTAA
- the hydA gene encoding dihydropyrimidinase has translation MTTTLITGGTVVSATGRSHADVLLDGDKIAAVLRPGSELLGTDLLASVDRVIDASGKYVIPGGIDAHTHMQLPFGGTAASDTFETGTRAAAWGGTTTIVDFAVQTYGERVEEGLAKWHELAAGNCAIDYGFHQIIGGVDDNSLAMMPKLIDEGITSFKMFMAYPGVFYSDDAKILKAMQVAADTGLLTMMHAENGPVIDVLAEQLIAAGKTDPYNHGLARVWQAEEEATHRAIMLGNITGAPLYIVHVSARQAVEQLALARDRGQNVFGETCPQYLYLSLEEQLGASSEEWGSFEGAKWVCSTPLRSRAEGHQDHMWRALRTNDLQMVSTDHCPFCMKGQKELGLGDFRKIPNGIGSVEHRLDLMYQGVVTGEITLERWVELTSTTPARMFGMYGKKGVIQPGADGDVVIYDPNGHTSIGYDKTHHMNMDHSAWEGFEIDGHVDTVISKGKVIVDNNEYLGAKGDGAFIKRGLSQYLI, from the coding sequence ATGACTACGACCCTCATTACCGGCGGAACCGTTGTCTCGGCAACGGGACGTTCGCACGCCGATGTGCTGCTTGACGGAGACAAGATCGCGGCGGTGCTGCGCCCAGGTTCAGAACTGCTCGGCACCGACCTGCTGGCATCCGTTGATCGAGTGATCGATGCGAGCGGCAAGTACGTCATTCCCGGCGGCATCGATGCGCACACTCACATGCAGTTGCCATTTGGCGGGACCGCCGCAAGCGACACGTTCGAGACGGGCACGCGCGCAGCCGCGTGGGGCGGCACGACCACGATCGTCGACTTCGCTGTCCAGACCTACGGCGAGCGCGTCGAAGAGGGCCTCGCGAAATGGCATGAGCTCGCGGCGGGCAACTGCGCCATCGACTACGGCTTTCACCAGATCATCGGCGGCGTCGATGACAACTCGCTCGCAATGATGCCGAAGCTGATCGATGAGGGCATCACGAGCTTCAAAATGTTCATGGCCTATCCCGGTGTCTTCTACTCCGATGACGCGAAGATCCTGAAGGCCATGCAGGTCGCCGCCGACACCGGGCTTCTCACGATGATGCACGCCGAAAATGGTCCGGTCATCGACGTTTTGGCCGAACAACTGATCGCGGCGGGCAAGACCGACCCGTACAACCACGGACTCGCGCGCGTCTGGCAGGCCGAAGAAGAAGCAACTCATCGCGCGATCATGCTCGGCAACATCACCGGCGCCCCGCTCTACATCGTGCACGTGAGCGCAAGACAGGCCGTTGAGCAGTTGGCGCTCGCTCGAGACCGAGGGCAGAACGTCTTCGGCGAAACGTGCCCGCAGTACCTGTATTTGTCGCTCGAAGAGCAGCTGGGCGCGTCGAGCGAGGAATGGGGCTCGTTCGAGGGCGCGAAGTGGGTCTGTTCCACGCCGCTGCGCTCTCGTGCCGAGGGCCACCAAGACCACATGTGGCGAGCTCTTCGCACCAACGACCTACAAATGGTGTCGACCGACCACTGCCCGTTCTGCATGAAGGGGCAAAAAGAACTCGGTCTCGGAGACTTCCGAAAGATTCCGAACGGCATCGGTTCTGTCGAACACCGCCTCGACCTCATGTATCAAGGGGTCGTCACGGGCGAAATCACCCTCGAGCGCTGGGTCGAACTCACCTCGACCACGCCCGCGCGCATGTTCGGGATGTACGGCAAAAAGGGCGTTATCCAGCCCGGCGCCGATGGCGACGTCGTGATCTACGACCCCAACGGGCACACGTCGATCGGTTACGACAAGACGCACCACATGAACATGGATCACTCCGCCTGGGAGGGGTTCGAAATCGATGGACACGTCGACACCGTGATCTCCAAAGGCAAGGTCATCGTGGATAACAACGAGTACCTCGGCGCCAAGGGCGATGGCGCGTTCATCAAGCGCGGCCTCAGCCAGTACCTGATTTAA
- a CDS encoding TIGR03842 family LLM class F420-dependent oxidoreductase, with protein MDFGVVLQTNPPAARTIQLATLAEAHGFSHVWTFDSHLLWEEPYVIHSAILAATRRITVGPFVTNPATRDWTVTASVFATLNEMYGNRTICGIGRGDSAVRVTNGKPVTMRELRESVHVIRELGNSRAVEYNGATVQFPWSHGSELDVWVAAYGPMALKLTGEVGDGFILQLADLDIAEWMIKVVKDAAAAAGRDPESIAFCVAAPMYIGNDRQHMRDQCRWFGGMVGNHVADIVAKYGTDSDVPQALTDYIAGRQGYDYNSHGKADNDHVDFVPDDIIDRFCLLGTAEEHIEKLEKLRAIGVTQFAGYLQHDNKEETMRVYGETVIPALGESVTATS; from the coding sequence ATGGACTTCGGAGTCGTTCTTCAAACCAACCCGCCGGCAGCGCGGACAATCCAGCTCGCAACTCTCGCCGAAGCGCACGGTTTCAGTCACGTGTGGACCTTCGACTCGCACCTGTTGTGGGAAGAGCCCTACGTCATCCACTCCGCGATTCTCGCCGCCACTCGCCGCATCACCGTCGGCCCGTTCGTGACGAACCCGGCGACTCGCGATTGGACAGTGACGGCATCCGTTTTCGCCACGCTCAATGAGATGTATGGCAACCGCACGATCTGCGGAATCGGTCGGGGCGACTCTGCCGTGCGCGTGACGAACGGCAAGCCCGTCACGATGCGGGAGCTTCGCGAGTCGGTGCACGTCATTCGCGAACTCGGAAACTCGCGCGCCGTCGAATACAACGGTGCGACGGTGCAGTTTCCCTGGAGCCACGGCTCCGAACTCGACGTGTGGGTGGCGGCCTACGGCCCCATGGCGCTGAAACTCACCGGCGAAGTCGGTGACGGATTCATCTTGCAGCTTGCCGATCTCGACATCGCGGAGTGGATGATCAAGGTCGTGAAGGATGCCGCGGCCGCCGCCGGACGTGACCCCGAATCGATCGCGTTCTGCGTTGCCGCCCCGATGTACATCGGCAACGACCGGCAGCACATGCGGGACCAGTGCCGCTGGTTCGGTGGCATGGTGGGCAACCACGTCGCCGACATCGTGGCCAAATACGGCACCGACAGCGATGTTCCGCAGGCCCTCACCGACTACATCGCTGGGCGTCAGGGCTACGACTACAACAGCCACGGCAAAGCCGACAACGACCACGTCGATTTCGTACCCGACGACATCATCGACCGCTTCTGCCTGCTCGGCACCGCCGAAGAGCACATCGAAAAGCTCGAGAAGCTTCGCGCAATCGGTGTCACGCAGTTCGCCGGATACCTGCAGCACGACAACAAAGAAGAAACCATGCGCGTCTACGGTGAGACCGTCATTCCCGCCCTCGGTGAAAGCGTGACGGCTACGTCATGA
- a CDS encoding ABC transporter permease: MTSRWRAVVWGALGVIAVVALWELYKWAGPADGVVIGSERDGLRILPRTHDRAMPHVWVMVARLFEATSGASTPPLWLTVVGGMVTTLGIAAVGWLIGVVVGMLFALLMQRWRLAEWGLLPWIVVSQTVPLIAFAPLVSRIGSQIDRNVMPWPDWLSVAIIASYLAFFPVAVGALRGLSSPDAIHSDLMRSYGASYLQTLRQLRLPAAVPYLLPALRLAAANAVVGAVVAEVSIGMRGGLGRMLLQMAQSASADPALPWAPIFGAVVLGLVAAGSVALLGATLTKYRRGEATA, encoded by the coding sequence ATGACATCGCGTTGGCGAGCAGTGGTGTGGGGCGCGCTCGGCGTCATCGCCGTCGTCGCGCTGTGGGAGCTGTACAAGTGGGCGGGTCCGGCCGATGGCGTCGTGATCGGCAGCGAGCGCGATGGGTTACGAATCCTGCCCCGAACGCATGACCGGGCGATGCCCCATGTGTGGGTCATGGTCGCTCGCCTGTTCGAAGCGACGAGCGGCGCTTCGACACCACCGCTCTGGCTGACTGTCGTCGGTGGCATGGTCACGACCCTCGGCATCGCGGCGGTCGGCTGGCTCATCGGTGTGGTGGTCGGGATGCTGTTCGCGCTTCTCATGCAGCGGTGGCGTCTTGCGGAGTGGGGGCTTCTGCCCTGGATCGTCGTCTCGCAAACAGTGCCGCTCATCGCTTTCGCGCCGCTCGTGTCGCGAATCGGCTCACAGATCGATCGAAACGTCATGCCATGGCCAGACTGGCTGTCGGTGGCGATCATCGCCTCGTACCTCGCGTTCTTCCCCGTTGCAGTCGGAGCCCTTCGAGGACTCAGCTCCCCGGATGCAATCCACAGCGACCTGATGCGAAGCTACGGCGCAAGCTACCTCCAGACGCTTCGCCAATTGCGGCTCCCGGCCGCCGTTCCCTATCTGTTGCCAGCCCTTCGGCTCGCCGCGGCAAACGCCGTTGTTGGCGCTGTCGTTGCCGAAGTGTCTATCGGCATGCGGGGCGGGCTCGGGCGCATGCTGCTGCAGATGGCCCAGTCTGCCTCTGCTGACCCGGCCCTCCCCTGGGCTCCAATATTTGGCGCCGTCGTGCTCGGGCTCGTGGCCGCGGGTTCGGTTGCGCTCCTTGGCGCCACCCTCACGAAATACCGCCGCGGAGAGGCCACAGCATGA
- a CDS encoding ABC transporter ATP-binding protein yields MTDSPQPSSTPAVHASGLERVFGAKDSPVHALSEIDMTVGAGEFVSLIGPSGCGKSTLMRLIADLDAPTAGTLEVFGKTPSGARIDQDYGIAFQQAGLLPWRTVLQNIALPLELHGVPAAERLARAKDLAEMVSLSDFGGRYPDELSGGMQQRVAIARALATKPRLLLMDEPFGALDEMTRERMQTELIRIAAETGAAVVFVTHSIPEAVYLSDRVVVMSPRPGRITDVIDIPFGLDRGEGLRESPAYFERVTAVREALHGAPTARANER; encoded by the coding sequence ATGACCGATTCCCCCCAACCCAGCTCCACTCCCGCTGTTCACGCAAGCGGACTCGAGAGAGTATTCGGGGCAAAAGACAGTCCCGTGCACGCGCTGAGCGAGATCGACATGACGGTTGGTGCCGGCGAATTCGTCTCGCTCATCGGTCCGTCCGGATGCGGCAAGTCGACCCTCATGCGTTTGATCGCTGACCTCGATGCCCCCACTGCGGGAACCCTCGAAGTGTTCGGCAAGACCCCGAGCGGTGCCCGCATAGACCAGGACTACGGCATCGCTTTTCAGCAGGCGGGCCTTCTGCCCTGGCGAACAGTGCTGCAAAATATCGCGCTGCCGCTCGAACTGCATGGCGTTCCGGCAGCCGAGCGCCTCGCGCGAGCGAAAGACCTGGCCGAGATGGTGAGCCTCAGCGACTTCGGCGGGCGCTACCCGGATGAGCTTTCGGGCGGCATGCAGCAGCGAGTTGCCATCGCACGCGCGCTCGCGACGAAACCACGCCTGCTTTTGATGGACGAGCCGTTCGGCGCTCTCGATGAGATGACGCGTGAGCGGATGCAGACCGAACTCATCCGAATCGCGGCGGAGACCGGCGCCGCTGTCGTCTTTGTCACCCACTCCATTCCCGAAGCCGTCTATCTCTCCGATCGCGTCGTCGTGATGTCGCCGCGACCGGGGCGCATCACCGACGTCATCGATATTCCGTTCGGGCTCGACCGTGGCGAGGGGCTTCGCGAATCTCCCGCGTACTTCGAGCGAGTCACGGCCGTGCGCGAGGCACTCCACGGCGCTCCCACGGCGAGAGCGAACGAGCGATGA